GGGGATGTGTAAAATCCATTTAGgatttcttaaaaaaatataaaaagctaAAGAAGCTTGCTTCATAATTTGTTATAACGTAATACAATGTCAGGGAACATAATTTCCTACAACGATTTCCGATTTAAGTTTTTTATCTTTGATAGGGATTCCTAGACTCTGATATCCTGGATTTTTATTTAAGAACAACCGGCAAGTGCTCTTCATCTTAAAAACATCTACTTGGCGCTTTTCATCTGGCAGCTGGCGTATCTGTGATGATAGCAGGGAAGCTCCTGAATGGAAAATTACCGATCTTTGTTTCCTTAAGTCTAAGGAACGATTTTATCCTGAAGCTTCCTGCCAGCGTGATCATGCTTATGACAACAAGTGAAgcagaaaaaaactaaaaactcCCGTGGGTTGTGTCAAGAACAAACAAAAGATGTGATCTCAAAGTTTACTTCAGAGGGCAAGAGTATTTGGGTTTGTTTATGAAGTGCTGCTGCCATCCAGTGGTGAAGCTTTGCATTACCACATGATGAGAGGCATCGAAGATCGCTCTCTCCAAGACGGACATTGCTGTGCCAGATACAGCAGGAATACGGTTTGGTATATCAAAATGTTGAGTACTATTACAAAATTcaataaacatatttaaatgAAAGACACAGACAAAACAGGTGACTCACTGTCGCTGGGTGACCCAGTGACGCAGATCTCCTCAGACACTCATTTGCCTGTGGAAAGTTAATTTATTTACAGATTAACCCATTTAAAATTACATACCATAGACCTCGGGGTCTAATTAGTGTCTCATATTGAGCTGGAACATTAAGAAAGTTTCAAAGagaaagttttatttatttatttttaacggCAGCAGTAATAGCACAACTATTTCCTGCGTGACtgagctgatttttttttcccagtctcTGGAAAGGCTGTGACCTCTAATTAAATGGGAATATCGCTGTGAAAAGTATGACAATGCTTCTTTGTGGGACTGGCTTCCTGCATTCCTCATAATTGAAATAGGCCATTATACTGTTCAGCAGCGATGCTTGGCAAcactcaaaccatgcattttATGCATGGGGGCCCTGGGCATTTGGaagccccctgttggccacaaatgCTCACTACACAGGGGGTGGTCAGGGAGGCCCAGATACAAAATACCCCCCCGATATTGCTGCAGGAAGGAAGGAGCCTATTGGTTTTCCACAGCAAAGCCTGTTTCTGGAGTacgtgtttattttttaaatcacgcACATCCAGCACAATCCAGGACATAGGCTGCATTTATAAAGAGCTCTGGGTTAGCTGGAGGGTCCGACTGGGGCTGGCCGTGCTTCTCTACGGTAATGGGCCAACCTGTTGTGCTTTGAAGCCGCTTCATTTCCGGCAAAATCAATACCTGCAAGAGAGCCTTCCTCTCCTGCGGGGTAACTTCTCAGGAAGGCAGGCTGCAATACGCGAAAAGATGGACATCATCACTAGGGGATGAAGAGCATTAAAAATATAGGTGGTGTCCGTAGACCCCCGTGCTGGGATCAGCTCCAAATGACCTCCGCGAGGCCCTCGCCCGAAGGAAAAGGTCAGCACAAGTTACTTCAGAGCCTCTCCATAATGCCATCCAGGCCACAATGCCAGATGACAGCAAGGACATGGAGTTTAAAGGCCACTTTGGTCTGCGATGCGTAGGGACCTGCAGCTGGAATTATGGTGGCACCATGGGGTCAAAAAGAAACACCGGTTTTCAAAACACAATTGACACAAATTGATGTTCACTGTGTAAACAAATCAAAAAGTAAAGATTAAGAAACCAAACAGGATATTTGCCTATTTCACATTTTGTGGACATCGGGCACTGCGATTCGGGCGGTAGCACCATGTCCTCTCACCTTCGTGATTCTACGTTTGCTTCCTGCCCctgctctgcatgtgtgtgtgtttaaaattattacattgtgaggaccagatttccccactatgtgattaaaaacctgtaactttccacattttttggtccccaccagggaaaactcaattttataaaaaaaaataataataattaaatgtctgactgcaatcaaaaaactacaaaatggttaaggttagggatacGTAGGAGTTAGCGTTGTCACTGCTGGGATTACGattatgcccataaaaatgaatggagagtccccataaagacaTGAATATATGGActctgtgtgtgagtttgtATGTGTGTAGAACTTAGCATACTGCATGCAGCTGTGTAAGCTGGTGCCTCTAAACCCATTCTCATAATAATAATGCGAGCATGTGCCTTGCAATGGACTGATACCCCACCCTGTCTGTCCCCTGCCTTATAGCACAGGCTCCAAGCTTGTCATGACTGTGTACTAGATACGGGgccagaagatggatggatggattttacagcttaatttaatttaacaggTCAAACTTAACCTCTTCCCCAGTGGCACTCTGCCTCCTGAAGACACATAAATCCTTCTCCTGCAGAGAAACGTGATTATAGAGCAGGAGTGGCCCAAACCTTATTATACAAAACCAGCCTTCTGTTGAAATATCTCCAGCCAGCGTAGAGCTGGCATGCTGCCTAGATCAGCGTCACGTCTGCCCCCAGTCCACTCCGCTCTACGCCTTGTGTAAATGCTAATGGTTATTTTTGTAGCTCAAGTAAAGTTACTACAATCTGTCAATCAGGCCCCGAGTGGCTCATTCACAAATCCACTCCCCTGCACTTTGTTCTGCAAAATAAGGACTGCATTATGAGTGTACACATCAAAGAAAAACATGTACAGAGGGAAATTTACCACGATTTGTATTTGGTGTTTTGGGACTGCAAGGAATCGCAACATTCTGACTTTTAGGGACACATAGAACAGGTAAGCGGTAATGATTTATATTTAAGGTTGTCACATTACTAAGATAATGCCTAAAACAACAGCATCGGGAATGCGTTGCCATATATGTCGATTTTCTCTCATATAATGGTATACTTTTAACTTCTGTAATTACCCAAAGTCCTCAGCCTATAGGCAAGCAggtgccccctagtggaaaTGTTTAAGACTGCATTTCTTAGGAGTGGTTTCACCTTATACATTCTTATATCAGCTCTTGCTTGGTTAgcatttggttaatattttccaCACTCAGTGAGTGTCACAGGACGCTTCCATACTTCTGTCACACGCTGCTTCATAGTCCCAAGTATAGCCTTTCAAGAAGCCACTAGTATAGTTGCTTGTTTACATAAAGGAAAGGTTCTCACCAACGGAAAAAACAACATACAAGAGATTCAAAGTTACACATCCTGTTTGCACAATCGTTTGCAATTTCCACATACTGACAGCTGGCCCAGTGCATATCACGCATGGAAAAGGATTATTGAAAGGCGATCACACACTAATGCATAGTTGTAGTCACAAGACTTACTGCTGGCTTGGTCATGATCGCGACGTGTGTATCATCTGTTCATTAAGACCAGCTGAGTGTTATATTTAAACCCCTCTGCAATATCTACCTCCATCTGCAACACGAACCACTTCATGCCCCATACACTGAATTAGTGCTCCAAGGTGACACACGTGTCACATAAGACTCAGAAAAACAGCTCAAATCATGTTCACACTGCTTTTCACAAACTTCAGTGGTTCAAAGAAACGTTCCCACCTTTTTGTGGTCAGTTCATTGACGAAATTATGAAGCGTGTCAACATCAGTGTCACCTTATGGCAATACATTACACTTTAGTCCTGCGTGGCAGAAATCACAAGTCGTGTAGTCCTGTTGTAACCCTATTACAACGTGTGTTCTTCATGCCCAAGCAAATTCTCAGCTGCTTGACTGGAGCGATTTTCCAAACAAGTGTAGTGCACCACTCATTATACAGTGTAAATATCGTGTTTCCCATCATAATGACTAGAGCTGGGCAATCGGGTTATTAACAAAGAGTTTAGTCCTATGTTTGCTTGTTACTACGGCTTCGTAATTATAGACAGATGCCTTTCTTTAAACTGGAACGGGAACAGGACAGTGTCACACCGACATCCACAGACCAAACGGCGCACTAAAGCCAGTGCCTCTCTGGCCACCATGTGGGGCAGCAGATTCTAACCCCAGGGACAATCTTCTGCGAGTCATATACTCAGCAAGTGTGCTTCAATGTGGCACACACATAAAAGAGTGGGCTGGGATCTTTTGAATGCACAGGGAAGCAGCTTTAAATTCCAACTGGGGTATTATTTCCGAGCGAAACTGTTATGCGGTTTAGGTGAACACGGTACTATTTTTAACACTTTGGGGTGTAACTCTGAAATTGCAACTCTGTCAACAGTATATCTATATCTACAAGACTCCAAGGAGTGAAGATAGCTTTCCATTCTAAAACTCTACCTGTATATTACAAACTATACACAAAAATAACTTGAAAGTCATACATACATTGGCAGACACCCCTCCTAGGAGAGCAAAATTGGTCTCTGCAAATTCTCTACAATGAATGAATGCTTTATCGACCCCTTACATTTCATAAAGCGCTGCCTGTATTCCGGAAACACTCAAGTTCATGTCTTCCCCATAAATTTTAGATGGTGGTATGAAAAGATCAGGAGTCCTGGGGAACTGTGACATACATCATAAACGATGACAGTGGAATCGTACAGATTTACTTTGCATATTTTATAAAGTCAAATAACTTAGGCTCATACATCTTTAAGGGGAAAACAGGTACATTGCAATACGATGCTGTTCTCAGTCTAAATTGGCCAGAggtccaaaaaaataaatttctccTAATGAACATGAACTAAATACCACACAATCTGCGATTCCAAAAGCAAAAGTGACTGGATGAATGAACACACATCGACTTgaacaaatttatttttcaagCTTAATCAGTTTAAATATTGcctctttaaaagaaaaaaagtgaaaaactTTATAGTGCTGAGCTAATCCTCAGTGTGCATCTGCAAGCcctaccccgcccccccaccagagGTTTTTGTGATGCCTGCTTGTgatgcgtggggggggggggggagggggagggtgtCGTCGCTCACAAAATCCGATCCTTCCCCAGAAGTGGGGAAAGCCTAGACAAATTGCCACTATACAAGATCAACGGACAGCAGAGCAAGTTTCAAGGATACCTGAAGACAAAGTTAAAAGCTTGGTTTAATGCAAGAATCATCGTTATACATGAATACCTATTCAACGCTTTGCACCTTTTCTTTTACAAGAAGTACCACATATATCATACCAGCACCTAAATGGTAAGTATATACATTATTTACTCACAAAAAATTAAGTCTAGGATTATCCATGAGGGGAGACATCCGGTATCATGTTATTTTGGAGGGCGATGGAGAAATGAATATTAGGCCATACTGGAATACTAAGTGCGTGACCATTATGGCGCCTGGTACTATGTCACAAGAGAAGAATGGGCGACGGCTGGAACTAAAACAAGACAAAATCAAATTTTGTGGGAGAGACCAGTCTCACAAAGTCCAATATTCTGTCAAGTGGTGTCACACAGGGGCCTGGGAATCAGTCTCATGCTGCAGATATAACTTAATATGGTAGGTGGCAAAGCTGCGGGAATGGGGGGTTTTGGTGACCCAACAAAGCAGGAGTAACATAAGAGTAATCGCGTTCAAACATCTGACCCATGGGACTGGACACAAGTAATTCAACCTTAAACCTGGAAATGTTCACCTTTAATGAACTTGCTAAGTACTAACAGACATTCTGAGTGACCAAAACATTAGTGACATGGTCCAATCATTACTGATCTCACTACTCTTGGAAATGGCATCAATGATGGCCCTTGTTTCCTTAAggatggggggtgtgggggtggggataAAAATGTGCTGAGGATTAAGTGGCTTTTATTTTAAGCAGCACAGTGCATCACTGAGAAACTCCGCTCAGATCATTCGGTTGCGTTTATGGGTCGGGGAGTCTGTGATGACGTCGCCACACTGGGCTGAGGTCCGCTTCCTGGTTCCACCGTTGTCCAGGTGGAGTGCCATCTCCTCTGATATGAAAGTGTTCAAGTCCACGTCGTGGAGTCCATTTCTCCTGCGGCTGGGGTTGGAGCCACTGCCCACGTGGGTAGGAGACCCCGGGGTACTGGACCGCACGCTTATGCTCGCCATTGCTCCGCTCAAACCTAGAGAGACGACACAGCCACTGAAGGACACGTGCGACAGGTGATGACCACCTTTTCAAACCTGACAGCCCGTCCTTGACACCCAGAGCCCAGCATATAGGCTGCAGGCTGACACCACAAATAGCACCCAGCCTGCTCTTTACGAATATATATAGTCACTCTGAAAAGCTGTAATTACAATTTGCCCAGCTGTTAATTTAAAAGGGCTGTCAGGACCCTTAAAAGGAGGTTGAAATGCttaaacaaccccccccctcccccaaaaagcCACTCATCCAGTAAAAGAGCTGGTCTTCAAAGGCCACCAAACTTAGCTATACATGAAACCATGGCCTCCTCCAACCACCGAAAAATAAATTCGCAAAAGGAAAAAACAGGATTCCAACAGCACCTGAACACACCGTGAATCAGGCACAACGTACACTGGCATTTATTAGCTATTTATTAGCAGTTACCAACTAACACTGGTTCTCTCAGGTCCACAGGTACCTGCTGTTCATAAAGGTGTCAAAATGGTCTGAGGAACAAAATCACTGCCGCCACTATCcatgacacacacatgcacacagtctAATGGGTAACAGACACGGGTGAGATGTACTTACCATGCAACGCTATGGCTTCTCGAAAAGGCTGTAAATCAGTCTCTACGGACGAGCTCGTTTCCGTGGAAGGGGCCCGGCTCGGAGGCACGACAGTCAGTTTCGGGGGGGCTCTGGAAGTCCTTGGTGGGGGGGCTTTCCCACACAGGAAACTGATCAAGTCCTCCCTGCGAATGGTCCTCCTGCGCTTTTTCACCCAGGCCAGTACGTCCTTGTTGCGGCGCTGGTAGCCGATCTGAATTCCCAAGTCGTAACTCCTCTGATGAGCTTCCACGCTttctgcagggtgggggggggggggtacagcaGCAAGCAGCCCAGATTAACCGCACAGCTGGGATGACTGGTCAACCACCCCACCACATCGGACACATTTCAACCAAAATCTTAACACAACACTAAAAACTAAATCACAGACGACTGAGGTAAGAAATTGCCTTTGAACAATCAGTGTGAGTGGTGGGGAAGACCAGGCTGAAACACAGCAGCTAAATACCTTCCGGTACTCAGCACAAG
This genomic window from Paramormyrops kingsleyae isolate MSU_618 chromosome 22, PKINGS_0.4, whole genome shotgun sequence contains:
- the hapstr1a gene encoding HUWE1-associated protein modifying stress responses 1 — translated: MEDKKEEGEAEIQEHGPEHWFSKWERQCLAEAEQEEPNEEEADPGQQKLWHLFQNSATAVAQLYKDRVCQQQGLSLWVPFQNAATAVTNLYKESVEAHQRSYDLGIQIGYQRRNKDVLAWVKKRRRTIRREDLISFLCGKAPPPRTSRAPPKLTVVPPSRAPSTETSSSVETDLQPFREAIALHGLSGAMASISVRSSTPGSPTHVGSGSNPSRRRNGLHDVDLNTFISEEMALHLDNGGTRKRTSAQCGDVITDSPTHKRNRMI